A single genomic interval of Oryza sativa Japonica Group chromosome 7, ASM3414082v1 harbors:
- the LOC4343876 gene encoding uncharacterized protein isoform X1 yields MPGRTGPGEVVLLRHGEVVLLRRALVRPFASHHPWLVVFAMGFGRFGRRDSCHPPTNCLREVTVKCLSLLFNTLICFVPYLFVPVAAWEYTRKEEETVKWRDVIEPSVMARFTRKDGTFAYPEYYGYLRVQMNGGKPNYDQKCSDKVEEAIVDADAADTDEDGNNAVDEPAMKAKFEDWMKEHGRIYITKKEKAHRYENFKKAMKGINELNIKRGMRSPLAAPTELADYTDEEVERLGITMADDSDWDEYLDHIHTAIARRKGNYSQCMTKQSVRPSCRQTAASRKERDHVSKIIVSLDESN; encoded by the exons ATGCCGGGGCGAACCGGTCCTGGCGAAGTCGTCCTTCTTCGGCATGGCGAAGTCGTCCTTCTTCGGCGTGCACTCGTGCGACCCTTCGCCTCGCATCATCCTTGGCTCGTGGTCTTCGCCATGGGTTTCGGCAGATTCGGTCGAAGGgactcatgccatccgccaacaaacTGTTTGAGAGAGGTTACCGTTAAATGTCTTAGCCTACTATTCAATACACTGATTTGTTTCGTTCCCTACCTGTTTGTACCTGTGGCAGCTTGGGAGTATaccaggaaggaggaggagaccgTAAAGTGGAGGGACGTGATCGAGCCATCCGTCATGGCAAGGTTCACAAGGAAAGATGGCACCTTCGCCTATCCTGAGTACTACGGTTACCTCCGCGTTCAGATGAACGGGGGGAAACCAAACTATGACCAGAAATGTTCCGACAAGGTGGAGGAGGCCATCGTCGATGCTGATGCCGCCGACACAGACGAGGATGGCAACAACGCGGTGGATGAGCCAGCCATGAAGGCAAAATTCGAAGACTGGATGAAGGAGCATGGCCGGATATACATAACCAAGAAAGAGAAGGCTCATCGGTATGAGAATTTCAAGAAGGCTATGAAGGGCATCAACGAGTTAAACATCAAGCGCGGAATGCGAAGCCCTTTAGCTGCCCCTACCGAATTAGCGGACTACACCGATGAAGAGGTTGAGCGACTTGGTATCACTATGGCTGATGATTCAGACTGGGATGAGTACCTTGATCACATCCACACTGCGATTGCTCG AAGAAAAGGGAACTACTCGCAATGCATGACAAAGCAAAGCGTCAGACCGAGTTGCAGACAAACAGCAGCTAGTCGGAAAGAAAGAG ATCATGTCAGCAAAATCATCGTGTCCCTTGACGAGAGCAATTGA
- the LOC107278313 gene encoding uncharacterized protein isoform X1 → MSMFLRALAPLLTRRFSARSAQAQRSAAAATAGSSPAPRSPVSPRSQIKIFFTRAQRLTLPSISAQRDLGVGRGAVKGVLALTSSLAGLLLGFLYFKQDRDDSAAGEETRKEEEEVTVNWRDVIEPSVMARFTRKDGTFAYLDYIDYLNSQMNHGGKPLYDKKCSDKEEAVVDDAAEEDNVVDEVTMKAKFEDWG, encoded by the exons ATGTCCATGTTCCTCCGGGCCCTTGCTCCCCTCCTCACCCGGAGGTTCTCCGCACGCAGCGCGCAGGCGCagcgatcggcggcggcggcgacggcggggagtaGTCCAGCACCAcgctctcccgtttcccccagATCTCAGATCAAAATTTTCTTCACTCGCGCGCAGCGGCTCACGCTCCCGTCCATCTCCGCGCAGAGGGATCTCGGCGTCGGCCGTGGCGCAGTGAAAGGTGTTCTTGCCTTGACGAGTTCGTTGGCTGGATTGCTGCTCGGATTCCTCTATTTCAAGCAAGATAGAGATGACTCAG CAGCCGGGGAGGAGaccaggaaggaggaggaggaggtgactgTTAATTGGAGGGACGTGATCGAGCCATCCGTCATGGCAAGGTTCACCAGGAAAGATGGCACATTTGCCTATCTTGACTACATCGATTACCTCAACTCCCAAATGAACCATGGGGGGAAACCACTCTATGACAAGAAGTGTTCCGACAAGGAGGAGGCCGTCGTCGATgatgccgccgaggaggacAATGTGGTGGATGAGGTGACCATGAAGGCAAAATTTGAGGACTGGGGATGA
- the LOC107278313 gene encoding uncharacterized protein isoform X2 produces the protein MSMFLRALAPLLTRRFSARSAQAQRSAAAATAGSSPAPRSPVSPRSQIKIFFTRAQRLTLPSISAQRDLGVGRGAVKGVLALTSSLAGLLLGFLYFKQDRDDSAGEETRKEEEEVTVNWRDVIEPSVMARFTRKDGTFAYLDYIDYLNSQMNHGGKPLYDKKCSDKEEAVVDDAAEEDNVVDEVTMKAKFEDWG, from the exons ATGTCCATGTTCCTCCGGGCCCTTGCTCCCCTCCTCACCCGGAGGTTCTCCGCACGCAGCGCGCAGGCGCagcgatcggcggcggcggcgacggcggggagtaGTCCAGCACCAcgctctcccgtttcccccagATCTCAGATCAAAATTTTCTTCACTCGCGCGCAGCGGCTCACGCTCCCGTCCATCTCCGCGCAGAGGGATCTCGGCGTCGGCCGTGGCGCAGTGAAAGGTGTTCTTGCCTTGACGAGTTCGTTGGCTGGATTGCTGCTCGGATTCCTCTATTTCAAGCAAGATAGAGATGACTCAG CCGGGGAGGAGaccaggaaggaggaggaggaggtgactgTTAATTGGAGGGACGTGATCGAGCCATCCGTCATGGCAAGGTTCACCAGGAAAGATGGCACATTTGCCTATCTTGACTACATCGATTACCTCAACTCCCAAATGAACCATGGGGGGAAACCACTCTATGACAAGAAGTGTTCCGACAAGGAGGAGGCCGTCGTCGATgatgccgccgaggaggacAATGTGGTGGATGAGGTGACCATGAAGGCAAAATTTGAGGACTGGGGATGA
- the LOC4343877 gene encoding uncharacterized protein, whose amino-acid sequence MPSLGIAPLLDAYFRRRFAAAGLVQASVPLDGGATTVQCWRFPPGASEELPVLVLLHGFGPPATWQWRRQVGPLSRRFRLVVPDLLFFGGSGTAAADARSEAHQAEAVAKLVAAVVGAAAARVSVAGTSYGGFVAYHVARLLGPAAVARVVIASSDLLKADADDRALLRRGGAERVEDVMLPRTPERMRRLLGLAYHRPRRFSFTPAFVLRDLAQYLYTDKIEEKKELIKGITLGDKEKFQLTPLPQEVLVLWGEHDQIFPIEKAFEVARQLGANARLEIIKNTGHMPQEEDPKRFNEALLNFLLPAPNSSL is encoded by the exons ATGCCGTCGCTTGGGATCGCGCCGCTGCTCGACGCCTacttccgccgccgcttcgccgcgGCGGGCCTCGTCCAGGCGTCCGTTCCGCTGGACGGCGGCGCCACGACGGTGCAATGCTGGCGCTTCCCGCCGGGGGCGAGCGAGGAGCTCCCCGTGCTCGTCCTCCTCCACGGCTTCGGGCCACCGGCGacgtggcagtggcggcggcaggtggGCCCGCTCTCCCGCCGGTTCCGCCTCGTCGTGCCTGACCTCCTCTTCTTCGGCGGCTCCGGCACAGCGGCCGCCGACGCGCGCTCGGAGGCGCACCAGGCCGAGGCGGTGGCGAAGCTCGTCGCCGCGGtcgtgggggcggcggcggcgcgcgtgtcCGTGGCGGGCACCAGCTACGGCGGCTTCGTGGCGTACCACGTGGCGAGGCTGCTCGGCCCCGCGGCCGTGGCGCGGGTGGTGATCGCGAGCTCCGACCTGCTcaaggccgacgccgacgaccgcGCCCTGCtccgccgtggcggcgccgaGCGCGTCGAGGACGTGATGCTCCCGCGCACGCCGGAGCGGATGCGCCGGCTGCTCGGCCTCGCCTACCACCGTCCCCGCCGCTTCAGCTTCACCCCGGCCTTCGTGCTCCGGGACCTCGCCCAG TATCTCTACACCGACAAaatagaagaaaagaaagagctGATCAAGGGGATAACACTGGGGGACAAAGAAAAATTCCAGCTCACTCCACTTCCTCAG GAAGTTCTTGTATTATGGGGAGAGCATGATCAGATATTTCCCATAGAGAAGGCATTTGAAGTAGCAAG GCAACTTGGTGCAAATGCTAGGTTGGAAATCATAAAGAACACCGGCCATATGCCACAGGAGGAGGACCCGAAACGGTTCAATGAGGCCCTCCTGAACTTCTTGTTACCAGCTCCAAATTCGTCGTTGTGA
- the LOC4343883 gene encoding probable GTP diphosphokinase RSH3, chloroplastic, with translation MAPATAISCAVVKCGGGGGPRQPRVSAPPRQQGHAAAAASLEQLLLLPRWSPPSSPLSFARPAAERVAARRARAAAVAMKVVEDATPPAAGAVLLAGAQSRHAIFRDELVRRAFYAAEAAHRGQMRASGDPYLQHCVETAALLAELGAGPAVVAAGLLHDTVDDAGLGYGSLSVQFGAGVADLVKGVSNLSHLSKLARRNDTASRVDEADKLRTVFLAMEDARAVLIKLADRLHNMRTLDSLPKVKQQCFAKETLEIFAPLANQLGILNWKEQLENLCFKYLYPELYEELSSNLLEFYNQDMIAAAIRRLEQALQVRGLCYHTISGRNKSMYSIYSKMARKKLDMDEIYDIHGVRVILDNKADCFTTLEIVHHLWPRIPGKFKDYINSPKPNGYQSLHTVVLSEETLPLEIQIRTRDMHLQAEFGIAAHWRYKEAVRNCCSSVPEMVEWVRWVVTWQCETLHIDHPSSLTHGAPPRAICSCSSQSDDCPFSYSKRCDHSGPILVILLENEKMSVQEFPQNSTVLDLLKRTSSYDMQLRLRLNCHVVHNLNQELKMGDVVELIPLAQCNPGAGGYAREFHQMYDHRLTVSQS, from the exons atggcgccggcgacggcgatatCCTGCGCGGTGGTcaaatgcggcggcggcggcgggccccgCCAGCCCCGCGTCTCCGCCCCGCCGCGGCAGCagggccacgccgccgccgccgcctcgctggagcagctcctcctcctcccccgctggagcccgccgtcgtcgcccctgTCCTTCGCGCGGCCCGCCGCGGAACGCGTGGCCGCGAGGcgagcccgcgccgccgccgtggcgatgAAGGTGGTGGAGGACGCCACCCCTcccgcggcgggggcggtgcTTCTCGCCGGGGCGCAGTCGAGGCACGCGATATTCAGGGACGAGCTCGTGAGGAGGGCCTTCTACGCCGCCGAGGCGGCTCACCGCGGCCAG ATGCGCGCGAGCGGTGACCCTTACCTGCAGCACTgcgtggagacggcggcgctgcTCGCGGAGCTCGGCGCcggccccgccgtcgtcgccgcaggGCTGCTGCACGACACGGTCGACGACGCAGGCCTCGGCTATGGCTCACTCTCCGTCCAATTTGGCGCTGGTGTCGCCGACCTTGTGAAGGGG GTTTCAAATCTAAGTCATTTGAGCAAACTGGCTCGTAGAAATGATACAGCCAGCAGAGTAGATGAAGCTGACAAATTGCGTACGGTTTTCCTTGCAATGGAGGATGCGAGAGCAGTTCTCATCAAACTTGCTGACAGACTACACAACATGAGGACGTTGGATTCTTTGCCTAAGGTCAAACAACAGTGCTTTGCAAAGGAAACGCTGGAGATATTTGCTCCGTTGGCAAATCAGCTTGGGATCTTGAATTGGAAGGAACAGCTTGAAAATCTGTGCTTCAAGTATCTTTACCCTGAGCTATATGAGGAACTGTCATCCAACCTTCTCGAGTTCTACAACCAAGATATGATTGCAGCTGCAATAAGGCGACTGGAACAAGCCCTTCAAGTGAGGGGACTATGCTATCATACTATATCAGGGAGGAACAAGAGCATGTACAGTATCTACAGCAAGATGGCAAG GAAGAAACTGGACATGGATGAAATCTATGATATACATGGGGTGCGTGTTATACTCGATAACAAAGCTGATTGTTTCACCACTTTAGAGATTGTCCATCACTTGTGGCCTAGAATTCCTGGCAAATTCAAAGACTACATCAACAGCCCCAAACCCAATGG GTATCAATCCCTGCACACGGTTGTTCTCAGTGAAGAAACACTGCCATTGGAGATCCAAATTCGTACGAGGGACATGCATTTACAGGCAGAATTTGGAATTGCTGCACATTGGAGATACAAGGAAGCTGTTCGAAATTGTTGTTCATCTGTTCCTGAAATGGTGGAATGGGTTAGATGGGTTGTTACATGGCAGTGCGAAACTCTGCACATAGATCACCCTTCCTCTCTTACACATGGAGCTCCACCAAGGGCAATATGCAGTTGTTCTTCTCAGTCTGATGACTGTCCTTTTTCGTATTCAAAACGATGTGACCACAGTGGACCAATCCTAGTAATATTACTGGAGAATGAAAAG ATGTCAGTGCAAGAATTCCCTCAAAATTCAACTGTACTGGACCTACTGAAGAGGACTTCTAGCTATGACATGCAGTTGAGGTTAAGACTGAACTGCCATGTCGTGCACAACTTGAACCAAGAGCTTAAAATGGGTGACGTGGTCGAACTGATCCCTTTGGCTCAATGCAATCCTGGAGCTGGAGGTTATGCGAGGGAGTTCCACCAAATGTATGACCACCGGCTCACAGTTTCGCAGTCGTGA
- the LOC4343884 gene encoding 60S ribosomal protein L27a-2 has protein sequence MTTSLRKNRKKRGHVSAGHGRIGKHRKHPGGRGNAGGMHHHRILFDKYHPGYFGKVGMRYFHRLRNKFYSPAVNVERLWSMVPAEQAAEAAGAGKAPLLDVTQFGYFKVLGKGLLPEKPIVVKAKLISKVAEKKIKAAGGAVVLTA, from the coding sequence atgacgacgagcCTGAGGAAGAACCGCAAGAAGCGCGGCCACGTGTCCGCCGGCCACGGCCGCATCGGGAAGCACCGGAAGCACCCGGGAGGCCGGGGCAACGCCGGAGGCATGCACCACCACCGCATCCTCTTCGACAAGTACCACCCGGGCTACTTCGGCAAGGTCGGCATGCGCTACTTCCACAGGCTCCGCAACAAGTTCTACTCCCCGGCGGTGAACGTGGAGCGGCTCTGGTCGATGGTGCCCGCCGagcaggcggcggaggccgccggcgccggcaaggCGCCCCTGCTGGACGTGACGCAGTTCGGCTACTTCAAGGTGCTCGGGAAGGGTCTGCTGCCGGAGAAGCCCATCGTCGTCAAGGCCAAGCTCATCTCCAAGGTCGCCGAGAAGAAGATcaaggccgccggcggcgccgtcgtgctCACCGCCTAG